In Pyrus communis chromosome 1, drPyrComm1.1, whole genome shotgun sequence, the following are encoded in one genomic region:
- the LOC137728475 gene encoding uncharacterized protein yields the protein MQGKLDQFYAQPVESNAGLPHPQGQRPSTHDSCLSIFDAEETCHAFPSQKFSLSGKDVLGFGGSRGGFNQNPGSKLFKLPNAAKSNNVDGLLQDQRACQESNTALMICSRVNNDDRSLGLSGIKWTDSLGPFDLGLPVSQKLINGESTSSISGFVK from the exons ATGCAGGGCAAGCTCGATCAATTTTATGCACAACCAGTTGAGAGCAATGCAGGCTTGCCACATCCTCAAGGTCAAAGGCCATCCACTCATGACTCATGCTTATCTATTTTTGATGCTGAAGAAACTtgccatgcatttccttctcAAAAATTCTCTTTGTCGGGAAAAGATGTTCTGGGGTTTGGTGGAAGTCGTGGAGGTTTCAACCAGAATCCTGGTTCTAAACTATTCAAGCTCCCTAATGCAGCAAAG TCTAACAATGTAGATGGGCTGCTGCAAGACCAGCGTGCTTGTCAGGAATCGAATACAGCTCTCATGATTTGTTCGCGAGTGAACAACGATGACAGAAGTCTTGGGCTGTCAGGCATCAAATGG ACCGACTCCTTGGGGCCGTTTGATCTTGGCCTCCCTGTTTCCCAGAAGCTCATCAATGGAGAGAGTACAAGCAGCATAAGTGGATTTGTCAAGTAG